The Juglans microcarpa x Juglans regia isolate MS1-56 chromosome 8D, Jm3101_v1.0, whole genome shotgun sequence genomic sequence GTGGGATACATATAAAGTTTGAGTTCTTTTCAATCCGAGTGTGGCTGCTGATATCATGAAAGTAGTCATTAGTCCAAGAGAGTATGAATAGAAGTGGTTATGGACACAAGAAAAGTGCTATGGAAGATGAGAATTCCCAACAAAACCAGAATCTTTGGATGGAGAGCTTGTAGAGAAGGCCTTCCTACTAAAGTAAATCTCAGGAAAAAGAGCGTGGAGGTTGAAGCCAAATGTGATTTCTGTAAAACCAGTTTGGAAGATCTCAAGCATGCTTTAATTTACTGCCCTTCCATTCGAGATTTTTGGAACAGAAATATTCCTGCTTTGCTGAATATGGAGGAGGACATGAATAAAATGAATACTGCACTGTTATACTGAGTAAGGGAGATATAAATGACCTAACCACCTTTTTCGTAATTGCTTGGGCCTTTTAGTATAGGAGGAACAAAATGATAGTTAAGCAAAGCCATATTGAACCAACAAAGGAGATTGACCATGCCTTGTCTCTACAGAAATTCACAAGGATTTGGCATCTTTACCAAGTACAAAATTAAAGACAATTTGCTGTTGGAATCCTCCTCCTACTAACTACTTTAAACTTAATGTGGATGAAGTGAGAATTTTTTACCACCATAAGGCAACTGTGGGAGCTATTCTAAGAGATGAAAATGACAACGTTGTGATGGCTGCCAACAAAGTTGAGAATGAAGTGTTTGACCTGGAAACAATTGATCTTATTGCTATGCTTTGAGGCTTATAGCTCTGTGCACATTTGGGGTTTTCAAAGTTAATTCTTGAAGGTGATTGTATGTTGTGGTAAAGGCACTACAAGAGGAAGGTGCATCATTTTCACATCTTGGGAATCTGCAGAAAGAAGTGCAGGGGATGCTACTACACTTTGTCGTGTACAAAGTTCAACATGTACGTGGGATGGGAAATGAGGCTGCACATAGACTTGCACGTAACGCTTGGAAGGTTGAGAACATTGAAATGTGGTGGGATGATGTCCTAATGTTTGTTTCTCCGGCTGTTCGGCTTGATAAAACCCAAATGTAATAGTTTATCTTATTAATGTTATGTTTGTTGTTAtgaaaaaactcaataaataaagtCAATCTCGAATTATATTCTCATTCAAGACTTAATATCAAGATTGTCTTTAACCATAATGCTCTCTTACCTCATGTAAAATATGCTAAcatgaaagaaagggaaaacatatataatacgcaaagagaaggaacaaaaattaaaggaaacCATCCCCTGAAAATCCCAGGTCGTCCAACGTTGTGGCATAGGGATGGAAGGCCAGGCGATTCGCAAAAGACATAGTACAAACAGGGGCAACCAACTTACTTGAGTTATCATTAATTCAAAATCGGTTTGGGAACCGATGTCTTTTTTAGTACAGATGATATGTGGTCAGTGTCGGTTTGGAAACATGAGATGTGCAGATTTTGAAATGCTGTGGTTAGCACTAGAAAATCTCCTTCAATGATCATGACCTTATCCAATTTTCTGTTGACTGCTTTAGGAGAGTTGATGATTCTTCACCCTAATTTGGATATATCGACTGGAATTGGCAGGTTGTGGCAAATATGATGGCCCCAGAGTTGAGTTGTTTCTTCCCACTGCTGCACTTGTGTTTGTATGTTCTCTCACTGCTACAAAAAACTTCAATATCTTTTCATATCTGATTCAAAACTCCACTCGAACTAAAGGAATGGACCATATTAATGGAAAATCTTACCTGATCAGAGGTCATTCGATGTTGGTTGCAGATGAAAGGGTAGGCGATTCACAATCATCAGTGACCAACAGGGGCGAGTTGGGATATCATTAATTATCCATTTTTAAAAGCAGTGCGAGTCGAAATGAAGACCATTTTAGAGCTGGTTCATCCAACAATTTTTTGGGCTGCAGCCTGCATACCCCTAACAAAACCCCACAGTGCCTATTAGATGTCCATAGTGGCAAAGATCCTTAACTACTCTTTATCAACAAGTTTGAAATCTTCTTAATATGAAGCTTGCTAAAACAAAAGGAAGTTTAAGGGGTTGTTTGTATTGAGAAAGTCtcacaactcatttcatctgatctaattattacaaaacaTAGATAAAAAAGACAGATAGACAAAGAGAAACCACAAAAATTCAAGGAATATATCACCTTGGATGGGTTACatccttgtttctttttcttcctttgctATCCTTTCATGCTTGTATACCACATTGGCTCCGCAACTTTTATAAAACTTCGTTATATGATCATTCTGGATATAGAAACGAACTCTAAGATTGTCCAAAACCTTAAGCTTAAAAGATTCTATTGATGAGTATGCCACCCATACTTTATATGGCATTGAATGAAAATCTAGTTTAAGTAATTCAACCCCTCTTTCAATGTAGCATATATGATTTGAGACGTCACTTGTTATCTCAGCCCTTATCTGATCCCACAACCAGTCATCTCGATTGAAAAACACAACGCAATATAATGCTATCCCACTTATATTCTCCAAATTGTGTGGCCCCTCAATATCTATAACCCATGCTTTTGTTCCACTCAGTTGGACATCATCAGGCCTCGTAAAACGCCCACCATTTGATGACACTATATGATAATGTCCCTATAAAACGAATGCCATCAATTTTCAATCATGCAAATTATATACAGAGGCACCCACAAGTGTgtatgagagatagagagagatacCTTTTGCAATAAAGGATTTGGCCCATGACGATTCCATATATTCACGTGCATTTTGTCACAGTGGGACAAGTTAATCAATGCTAATGATCTGATGCGGTTTCTATGCAATTGCAATATTTTTGATGCTTCTGGAAATCTTTCTAAGGACTTGCATCCACAAGCATCTACTTGGTCTATATTTGGTGGAAGTTCTGgtatttcttcaagtttctcaCAATGGCTCAAGTCAAGGTAAGCCAGTTTGACAAATCCTTTGATGCTAGTGGGAAGGCTAACAATTTCACTCCCCGATAAATCCAAGAAAGACAAACTGGCCAAGGAATTAAACATGGTAAAGAAATTTGATAATGGAAAGAAATTTGATTCTGATTGAGAACAATTTGGAAGATTCAACACTTGTAATGCAGTGCTCCCATGGCTTGAACTTGCTAGAGGCGGCAATTCATGGAGTTGTTCTTCACTTGAAGATATCTCGTCTTCCATTGTTGTAGACTTAATAGCCAGAATGGGTTGTCTTTTATAACCcatctttccaaaatttaaaatattttgacaatCCCTGATGCAAACCCGACGTAGATGCTGCAACTGAAGAATGCAAGTTCGGAGACGAGTAAGTTTTTTGCAGTTGCTTAGATTTAAAAGATCAAGCCCCACTAGATTCCCTATGGATAAAGGTAGTTCTTCAATTGCAGTGCCCACTACATGTAATGTACATAAATTTTCCATGTTACCCTTGATTTCAAGAAAATTACGAAAGCTTGGGCAATCTTCAAGCTTAAGAATATATAAAGATCTCAACTTGAGACTTTTTGGCAATATGGAGAGGTTAGGGCATTGttcaaaagacaaaaaagaaagattatCAAGGAATCCAACAGAATCATGCACCTCAATTAGACTTGCACAATATTCGACTTTCaattccttcaaatttgaagcaCTTGAAAGATCTtggatttttgttaagaaattacaATCAATGAGATCCATAGTCCGCAAGTTCtgttaagaaaaacaaaatattgtttgaagCTAGCGACCTTACTACATAgctcaaagaaagaaaatgaagattatAATTGTACATACCTTGAATCTTTGGCCTAACTCCATGACCAAGCTATCACGCATTCGAAAGATGATGAGTTTCTTTCCATTGAAATTGGGTGGTAAAGCTTGCATAGGATATTTAGACCAATCAAGTACTCTTAACTCGTTAGAGAGATAATTAGGCCCCTCAGAAAAACGTGCATTACGATTTATAAAAACTCTAAGTCCTTTCATTGATACAAAGGCATCAGAACCCAAGTTTATGATGTCTTCGCCATCGGGCAAATCTATTACCATGCCTTCAACTTTGTTTGTTCCCTAGTAAGGGAACATAAGAAAGTGTCAGCAAAATTATTGCATAAAGTTTCTCTTATTAAACTTTgctaaaatcataatttttgtGTTGACGGTATAATATAGTTCTCAAAAAAGGGTAATCTGTTGTATCCTTACTGtctttacatataaatatacatatacatgtacatatatatatatttagtaaaaaGACATTTAGATATGACACTTTGATTGattcatcttaattaattaaacgaAATCCatttataactaaaacatcatTTTGAGATAAAGgagattttgtatatatattttccactatgtttcactttaaaaaaggGGAAGTAAATGTCGATCTCTTGTTGTTATGATGATCTTGCTTCCTAAACCAATCCAATTGCAATCTCCAGTTACATTTTCTAGTTGGACTAACTCATTCACATCATCAAGAATGAGGAGAACCCTTTTAGAGCGAAGTCTATGCCTAATCATATTGACTCCTCTATCAATATGATGCACATCCAAACTTATTCTTAAGATTTCATAAAGAAGTCTCTTTTGCAACTTAATTAGACCACTCACTCGCTTTGAAGTTTCTCTAACATCTTTCAAGAAACAACTCCCTTCAAATTGAGAAGAAATCATGTTATAGATCTCTTTTGAAATAGTTGTCTTACCGATTCCAGCAGCTCCAAATATCCCTATCATGCATGTAATATCATTTCTTCCAACTCTTAAATGCCGATAAACATCCTTTACACGAGACTCTATTCCAATTGGATACTTGGCTACGTGTAAAGATGTATGGTTTACCATTCTTAAGTCCACCCATTGAATTATTGTGTGGATAAGTTCCAATTCATTCCTTTCAatataaaagagatgaaaaaaggttagaaatttcatattaaatGACATATGAAtatgataaagttataatattgtttttccttttttttctccgTTACGTACGAAATGATAGCATAAGATTACGATGTCAAAGGTAGCCTTTCTCCTTAATCCAAATGTTTCGATAGATTGTGTATTTGTATATTTTCATTgtttgtacatatatatatatatatatatatattgtattataaacttgttatttttatttattttccacatTCTCAAATAGATATGTCCCTCTCGTAAATCTGCAACTATAATTAAGAGTATTTCTCAGTTTTAAATCTgcaaattaaaactaaaagtCACTACTTAtacaaagtagttttttttccttatcacAGTATGATTCCCAATCTTattcttaaatatcatttctttccaACTATCATTAAGTTATTTTATGGACGAAATTCCATATATGTATTGCTATATTCCTATGTTTTTGCTTGCAATTCATCAAAAGATCACCCAAACGAATAATCATAAATATGAAATAGTTTTCCTTTTGTatggtattttattttcactAGTTCCCCATATCAGATCGTGGATTTGTCTCAATTTTCTCCATAAATATCTCAGTAGCATCATATGCGCATATACACCATACAGTACATGCATATAGACAAAGCTTGCCAGAAGCTTGCTAATTGGAACCCGGACAAATCGGCTAGTTTTTTCAAAGCTACCTTCCACTCTAACACCTTTACGTTATTCTTGATCCTCTCTACAAGTTTGGTGaatgattttccaaaaatcCTTTTTTGATGTCGTACTTCCGATAGATCTACGTCATAACAAATTGGTAGAACAATTTTGTTTCCTTGCAATCAAGAATCTTCAATAACTCGTCTAAGCACCATCTGGATTCTGCATAATTTTATAAGAGAATAATGATAGAAATCATTAACCCTTCAATAGCTTTGAAAAGTGATGGCGAAATTTCCTCTCCTCTTTCAATATT encodes the following:
- the LOC121242372 gene encoding disease resistance protein RUN1-like, yielding MTSSITFQGPSSSSLYFSSSNSIRQWNHDVFLSFRESRWCLDELLKILDCKETMKQIVLPIFYDVDPSEVRHQKGIFGKSFTKLAEKIKNNVKVLEWKIALKKVADLSGFQLASFRNESELIHTITHWVDLRMVNHTSLHVAKYPVGIEYRVQDVYPHLSIGRNDITCMIGIFGAGGIGKTTISKEIYNMIYSQFEGSCFLKDIRETSKRANGLIQLQNKLLFEILGIDLDVRDIDRGVNVIRHRLRSKRVLLILDDVDELVQLENLAGDRNWFGLGSRIIITTRDRHLLNNPKADSVYEVKILDYNEALRLFSWHAFENEEPIENYVELSKQVLKYARGLPLILTILGSDLKGRSIHQWESALNKYRKTPNGNIQKVLQISYDGLDNNEKDMFLDIAFFFKGEHLDDVIKIFDSCGFSPDHGINRLIDKCLITVDRDNKLGIHDMLQDMGREVVRLQSPKELGKRSRLWFHEDVRHVLEESTGTNKVEGMVIDLPDGEDIINLGSDAFVSMKGLRVFINRNARFSEGPNYLSNELRVLDWSKYPMQALPPNFNGKKLIIFRMRDSLVMELGQRFKNLRTMDLIDCNFLTKIQDLSSASNLKELKVEYCASLIEVHDSVGFLDNLSFLSFEQCPNLSILPKSLKLRSLYILKLEDCPSFRNFLEIKGNMENLCTLHVVGTAIEELPLSIGNLVGLDLLNLSNCKKLTRLRTCILQLQHLRRVCIRDCQNILNFGKMGYKRQPILAIKSTTMEDEISSSEEQLHELPPLASSSHGSTALQVLNLPNCSQSESNFFPLSNFFTMFNSLASLSFLDLSGSEIVSLPTSIKGFVKLAYLDLSHCEKLEEIPELPPNIDQVDACGCKSLERFPEASKILQLHRNRIRSLALINLSHCDKMHVNIWNRHGPNPLLQKGHYHIVSSNGGRFTRPDDVQLSGTKAWVIDIEGPHNLENISGIALYCVVFFNRDDWLWDQIRAEITSDVSNHICYIERGYGWHTHQ